The region GTGGGTGGCAGGAAACAGCAAGCACTGCTCCATTTTAGAGCAGCTGTTAAAAGCAAAGCTGTGCATCCTGTGCCTCATTGTTCTGGGGTATTGTGCCCTGAACCAGTAAGGGGCCTCAGGCACCCTCTGCAGCATTTATTTACCTAGATAAGGTCTGGGTGAATAATGGAAGACAGGTGGGAACCAGCTGAACTTAACCTGAGTCATCACATACCTGGGGAAAGAGAAATGGGATATTTCCAGTGCCACATCTTGGGCCTCCACATGGATGGGTGAATGACATGGATGAGAGCAAAAGATGCATTATCTGGCAAGGAGAGTCACACATCAGCCACAGCCTTCCACATAGTGATTGGTGTGGGCCCTCTTCAGTTTTGGACCTGGTCAAACCAACTAGTCTGGGTCCAGATAGTGCATCGGTCCTAGAAACTGGGTGGGCTTTTTCTAATCTGTGGTATTAGACTGGTGACCTATAAAAGGACACCCTTTGTGCTGGATGAGGCTGAACATAGTGTCTACAGTGTAAGGCTAAGGTCCTGTCCACACCAGGAgcagaactgggctctgaagctatttatttcccacaaaatctcttccatttctgctGTTGTATCCTAGAAGTTAACTAACTAATGCTCCAACAGTCCATCCCCATCCTGATCAGGGTCCAGTACACTGGTCAGTCCTGGGAGAATGCattttaagtagggctgtcaagcgattaaaaaaattaatcgcaattaaaaaaaattaattgtgactaatcgcgctgttaaacaacaatagaataccatttattttaaatattttgatgtttactagattttcaaatatattaatttcaattacaacacagaatacaaagggtacaatgcttattttatatttattttttattacaaatatttgccagcaattgatagcctcctgggtggctgctgctcagggaacttagggagcggggagctgatgggggggctacTGGTCCACCCCtcattccaagcccccaccagatagctccaacgggctgctcttcctgcaagcagtggacaaagcaggtggctgccaaacaacgttataagggagcattgcacaactttaaatgagcacatTCTctattgatcagcaacgtaacaacgaaacaacgttaaccgggatgactttaagtgaggagttacttgtatgaggtgaactgaaaaacactttcgtttatcatttttacatacatatatttctaataaaaaataataatataacgtgagcactgtgcactttgtattctgtgttgtaattgaaataaatattgaaaatgtacaaaaatatccaaaaatatttaataaatttcaattagtattctattattataagtgcgattaatcatgattaatatttgagttaatcacatgagtttaAACAATGTGTCTTTTGACTTTCCATGTCCAACTACCAATAAACTGCCTACTTatttaatatcagaggggtagccatgttagtctgaatctgtaaaaagcaatagagggtcctgtggcacctttaagactaacagaaatattgggagcataagctttcgtgggtaagaacctcacttcaatgttgataaatgcaaagtaatgcacattggaaagcataatcccaactatacatataaaatgatggggtctaaattagctgttaccactcaagaaagagatcttggcatcattgtggatagttctctgaaaacatccactcaatgtgcagcagcagtcaaaaaagcaaacagaatgctgtgaataattaagaaagggatagataatcggacagaaaatatcatgttgcctctatataaatccatggtacgcccacattttgaatactgtgtacagatgtggttgctccatctcaaaaaagatatattggaattggaaaaggttcaggaaaggatagattaataagactgggacttttcagcttggaaaagagatggttaaggggagatatgattgaggtctataaaatcatgactggtgtagaaaaagtagataaggaagtgttgtttactacttctcagaacacaagaactaggggtcaccaaaggaaattaataggcaacaggtttaaaacaaatacaaggaagtatttcttcacacaatgcacagttaatctgtggaactccttgctataggatgttgtgaaggctaagagtATAActgggtcaaaaaagaactagatacattcctggaggataggtccatcaatggctattagccaggatgggcaggaatggtgtccctagcctctgtttgccagaagctgggaatgagaaacgggatggatcacttgatgattacctgttctgttcattccctctggggcacctgacactggatattgtaggaagacaggatactgggctagatggatctttggtctgacccttagggacattcttatgttatgtactTTTAATTGGCAATCAGATAAGAAACAAATATTCTCCCCCatctaggatgatttagttgatttATTTAGTGCCAAACTCAGCCTGCAGATGTGTGTGCCAGTTGTATTGATCTTGATGGAGCTGGTGTGCACATAGTTGAGTGTGGAATCTGGTTCTCAGGAACCTAAGGCACAGATCCCATAACATCCAGTTTGTAAGCAACAAGATCGTCTTAGCTTATCTTAAACAAATAAGCGTATGAAataaaacagagaagaaaaactATTAGCAAGCAAGGGAGTTGCAGGGAAAATAGACAGAAGAGTTTAGTGAAACCCACTAGGGACCTTAGACCTTGGCTGACATCCAAAGTACTgtcttaaattaaataaaaattaggcATACACTGACATGGTTGGAaatctctgttaaaaaaaataataaaagaagccAAATCTGAGCTGGCAGCAAAACCTAGCTGCACATCTCCCTTCAGAAAGGTTGAACCAGTGAGATCATTAATAAGGTAAGATCACTACAGCAATGCCATCTTTCATTAAAGGCCTGTAAACATTTCTGTTTTATCAATTGAGTGTCAGGGAGGTACAATTcaaccattaaaaacaaacaaaatatgctCCAAGTTGAAACTTAAGCTCATGCAAACAAATTTGTGTCTTCAAACCATTCTTTTAATAGATGTGTTTACAAATATGCACAAAGGTCATACTAAAGTtactaaaaagaaataaaatatcctCTGGAAATTTACTGATTTCAAGGTCACAGTATGTTTCTAACTAAATACAGATTTCTTATCTCAAGTTACATTTTGCATCAATATTTTTCAAGTTTTACAAGGGTAGGGCCAGATTCAATGGTACACCCTGACTTTAAGCCACTCCAGTGCCTTAAAACAGGTTTGTGGTGACTTACTGTCATGAGAACAGTGCAAATCAACCAGAGTATACTGGGGTACCTGGCCCTTGGATTTCATAATATAGTTTTACGCTGTTCCAGCACCCTTCAATAATTAATTGGTTCTTTAAAATGCACCTATTGAGAACTTCTAGGTACGTGCACAGAAAGAAAATCACAGTTTAAAGTAACTGAACTGACACAATgtcaacaaaaaaaccccaaactcatAATACAACAAAACTCAGTCCTCTCTCCCTTAAACCAGAAAGTCCTCTCTCCCTTAAACCAGAAACtcatctcccctccctgctgtttCCCAAAAGCGCCTCTTTCAGCAAATCATCCTCCTAGTGAGGCAAAAGATAAATGGGTCTTTCACAATGCCCTGAATATCAACAAACTTGGGTTCTGTTGAACTATTGAGGAAAGAAAATTCCAGAGCCAAAGGCCCTCATCCTCTCCTTCATCTCCCTCCTTGCCTTCCCGTCTACCCACCCTCTCTGCTTCACTGAAACCGTTATCACaaccactgcctcagtttccccttcaggtTCCTTGTCTACAGGTTCCATGTCTGAAATAAAATTGTACATTTATTGTTCTCCTAGATCCAGATTTTGGCATTCCAGGATGGCTGTGGTTTAATATTTCTTACCTGAAACCTTCCATGAGGCTTGCAGAATTAGTTCTTCTCAGGAAGACTCTACACCCAGAATCGCTGACAGTAAATGTTACCGTGCACAGCATCTCCGTGGTCCAGGGAAATATCACAGAAAGTGAAGCCTTAGATGAGAAAGTGCTGATGTTAGATGAGCTACCACCATCTGGTTATGATGTCTTTAACATTTCAGCCATTTTGAATGAGACCACCTCAGATGTCATAGGCTTTCAGCTACGATTCACGGACGACAGTGGCAGCTTGGTTCTCCATGAAGCTCTGACTAAGAGCCTGTACTGTTTGAAGAGATGCACCCGGAGTGAGCCCTTACTGGTGGCTTATCGCTTCCTGGTGACTGAGCTATATGGTGGAAGTAAACAGCAGGTCACTAGAGAATGCCAACACTGCGCTACAGAGAGAAGGAGAAACTTGCCAGAAGATTCCAGGCTACAACAGTGCAGCCTTCACCAACACTATGTGAACTTTCAGACAATGCAACTGAGTCACTGGATTCTGGAGCCTCCTGGCTTCTTCACAAGTTTTTGCAAGTAGCTACTTTTTAAATCTCTTCCATGATGTAGGAATGTGCAAGAGTTCTAGTAACTGTTGGCTCTGGGAAGTTCATTCAAATGATTGGAAA is a window of Malaclemys terrapin pileata isolate rMalTer1 chromosome 6, rMalTer1.hap1, whole genome shotgun sequence DNA encoding:
- the LOC128838913 gene encoding growth/differentiation factor 3-like; the protein is MSIVSLFLGLICGLLLMFCSHCPGAGKCQLIWGTDEQLSKAILEMLHINKLSIPLRTKPHHYMKLVYHLRNPPAFNSEGTLVQSFRSIQDPDFGIPGWLWFNISYLKPSMRLAELVLLRKTLHPESLTVNVTVHSISVVQGNITESEALDEKVLMLDELPPSGYDVFNISAILNETTSDVIGFQLRFTDDSGSLVLHEALTKSLYCLKRCTRSEPLLVAYRFLVTELYGGSKQQVTRECQHCATERRRNLPEDSRLQQCSLHQHYVNFQTMQLSHWILEPPGFFTSFCKGECSDEESGELSEAQRGVINKTENRMSSRCVPQKRSSINVMYLSHSEDLVIERLKDLRVESCACNQLF